TCGGCACGAATTTGTACCCGTAGCTCAGCACGCCGTGTGAGCCCTCTTTCTGGACCAGGCGGAACTCGATTCGCACCTCCACGCCGATCTTCACCTGGTTGACATCGCAGTCGGTCATCTGGCCGAAAATGCGCGTGCCGTCAGTGAGTTCGACAATCGCCAGCGCGTACGGCGACAGGTCGCCCCACTGCGATGGGGCCACGCGAATCACGGTGTAGGTGACAACCTTGCCGGTTTCCGGCAGAACTACCGGTTCGGACTGGGTGTCGCCGTTGGTCGGATCGACCTGGCGCGGCGGGAAGTAAGTCTTCCCGCTTTTTTTGAACTTCACTGCTTCGAGACGATACCGTTGCGGATATTCACGCCATACCCGTGAAGGAAATATCGACATTATGCCACCTCCATGATGTGGACCACCGATGAGGCCCCGGTGCCGCCCATGTTCTGGGTCATGGCCAGTTTCGGCGAGCCTTTGATCTGGCGGCCGTTCTCAGCCTTGCCGGTCAGTTGCTTGTAGACTTCGACCACCTGGGCTACACCGGTCGCGCCGACCGGATGACCTTTGGACTTCAGGCCGCCCGACGGGTTGATCGGGAACTTGCCTTCGAGCGCGCTCTCACCCGCGAGAAACGCCGGACCGGCCTGCCCCGGTTTATAGCGACCGATAGATTCGGCGACCATGATCTCGGCGATCGTAAAACAGTCATGCACTTCGGCAAACTGCATGTCGGTAATCTTCTTGCCGGCCATCTGCAGCGCCTTAGCCGACGCCAGCGTGGCTGATTTGATCGTCGTGATGTCCTCGCGCTGCGCCAACTGGAAGAGATCGGTAGCGACCGCCGAACCAATTACCTTGATGTACGGCTTCTTCAGCATCTTCGCGACCTCTTCGCTGCAAACGATCACAGCCGCTGCGCCATCGGTGATAGGCGAGCAGTCAAGTATCCGAAGCGGGTCGGCGACCATGACCGATGTCTCCACCGTCTCAGGCTTCACCTTGAACGGATACTGCGCGAACGGGTTCCTGGAACCGTTATGATGGTTCTTGACCGACACGGCCGTAAGCATGGCTCGAGTCGTGCCGTACTTATGCATATGCGCGTTAGCCATCATCGCATAAAGGCCGGGGAAAGTCGCGCCGTTGAAGACTTCGTACTCGGCATCGGCGGCGGTCGCCAGCGCTTGGGTGGCGTCATCGCCGGAACAGTCAGTCATCTTCTCCACACCGGAAGCCATGACAATCTCCGCCTGCCCGGCGCCGACTTCGAGATACGCCTGCCGGAACGCCAGCCCGCCTGATGCGCACGCCGATTCGACATGCGCCGCCGGAATCCCCGGCATGCCGAGATAATCGGCCATCAGCGCGCCGACATGCTCCTGCCCGACAAACAGACCGCCTGACATGCAGCCGACATATAGCGAGTCGATATGGTCCACGCCGGCATCGGCAATCGCCGCCCGGGCCGCATCGACAAACAGCTCTCTAAAGGATTTGCGCCAGACCTCGCCCCACTGACTCATTCCGGCGCCAACAATACAAACAGGTCTCATTATCGTCCCATCTCCTACTTGTTCTTGATGATTTTGTGCCGGAACTTGGCATAGGTGCCGTATTCAACATACGCCAGATTCTCGTCCAGCAGCTTATGCGTGCGCACGGCCAGGTCGCGGACTTTGTCAATCCGGTCGGTGACTTTCCAGATGAACGCGTCCGATCCCGACCCGGAACCGTACGAGCACATGAAAATCAGATCGCCCTCCTTGGCGACATCGAGACAGCCCGTCAGACCAATCGGCGATGCCCCGGAGTACGTATTGCCCAGCCTTGGCGCCAGCCAACCCGGATCGATCTGTTCCTGAGTGAATCCCAGCTCGAACGCGATTCGCTGCGGAAACTTGCCATTCGGCTGGTGGAAGACGGCGTATTTGAAATCCGACGGCTTCATGCCGGACTTCTTCAAGATCGCCTCCGACGCGCCGCGCGTGGTGGAGAAATACGCCTCCTCGCCCGTGAATCGGCCCCCATGCTGGGGATAGAACTCGTGTTCCCGGCGCCAAAAATCGGGCATGTCCTGCATCCAGGAATGGGTGAAAAGGCACTCGGCGACCAGGTTCTCGGTACCCATGATAAACGCTGCTGCGCCGGCCGCCGCTGAGAATTCGAGTGCGTCCGACGGGGCCCCTTGCGACGTATCCGCGGCTATCGCGAGGGCGTATTTCATCTCGCCCGCCTTGACATGCGAGAGCGCCACAAACATCGCCTCGGAGCCGGCCTTGCAGGCGAACTCGAAATCGGCACAGTGGCAATCGTTGAAAATCCCCATCGCCTCACCCACCACTGTCCCCGACGGTTTCACCGCGTACGGGTGGGACTCGGAGCCGATATAAATCGCGCCGACTTTTGACCGGTCAATATTCCCCGCCCGCTTAAAAGCGTTCCGAGCCGCCTCAACCGACAGAGTTATAGTATCCATGTCCGGGGGTGGAACCGATTTTTCGCGCAGTATTAGCCCTTTTTTGTAGCTGGGCGCGTCGGCTCCCCAGACCTTGGCGATTTCTTCAACTTTGATACGGTGCCTCGGCAAATGAGCGCCGTAGCCAACAATTCCTGCCATTTTGTACCTCGGTTAATAGTTCTTTCTTATCTCGAAACAGTCCATTCCAGCCATAGTTCTAAGCAATCGGGCGGGATTATACGGGGATTTTCGAGGGATGTAAAGGCCGCCAAGGCCGGATTTTGAACAGGCTTCGGCTCCGGCCCGTGACTTTGGAATTCTCAGCCAAAGGGGTAACCCAACGGGGTCGATATTGTGAGAATATGAGATCACATGCCCTTTTGGTTGCCGGCCTGACACTGGCGCTCTGGTCGCCGGCTGGCGCAGCCACCGAGATCAAAGTCGACAGCAACACCGCCTTCTACAAGGGCGAGACGCTCAGTTATGTGGTTTATCCGCCGGACCAATGCCGGATGGTCGAACAGGAGGCCACTGCGGACGGGTATTCCTTCGGGTTTATCCCCGAGGCTCAGGCGTACGAAGACGCTGATCTCCTTATCGGCGTGAACATATTCAAAATCCGCGGCCTGAAGTTCTCGGAGGTTTTGAGGCAGGATACGGTCGCGCTTCGCGACCACTACGGTCCCAGGGTCGCCATTTGGCCGATTGACTCGGTCAGGGCCGCAACCGGGCAGCTTTTACCGACCTTTTTCATAAACGACACGACTCGTTTCATCCCCAACGTGATGATCGCATATGTCGACGGCCGCACCGAAATGCTCGTGTTCGAACTGGTCATCAGCGACCGCATGACCCGGATCAAGGCCGAGGATGCCTTCGTCCAATGCCTGAGACGGCTGAAAATCATGCCTATCGGCGAGCTGGGCCGAAAATAGGCCCTTCCGCGCCGGGAGCCGGCCTCCGGTCGTGTCGTCCATTTATCCATAATTCCAGTATTATCCTGCGTATCACCTCAGGTATCGCGTGACCGCCCCGAGGGTTCGGTTTTTGCTTGCTTTAATCGGCGGCAGAATCCATAATGGGGTAGCGTTCAACTCGATTCGCAAATGTCTGATTTGCCAAAGTGTAGCAGGCAGGGTAACTTACATAAGGAGGTTTTGATGAAAAATCTTTCCGCCGTGCTTTTTGTGTGTGCTCTGCTGGCCGTTTTCGGGAGTTCCTGTGAGAAGCGAACTGCCGATGCCGACGCCAGCAACGAACTAATGGTGCCGCTGACAGAAATCCCGGCATCCTACGGTGACCTCGAGGCAGTGACAGTCATGCCGGAATATCTCGGCTGGCAGCAGCTTTGGTTTCAGGATGACGCCGGGACAATCCGCATCGTGAGAATTAATATGGCTCGGAACATTATGCACAAGCAGATCAAAACCATCAACAGAGCCCCGGCTATGCAGGGGGAGGTAGGCGACAATGAAGAGTAGTTACTACAGCCTGGTTAGCCGGCTCTTTTTCTTCGCCGCCGGCATTCTGCTGCTTCTTGCAGTTTGGGATTGGGTTCTGGGATGGTTCGGCTATCGCATGACCTGGCTGCCGTACCAGCCGGGCCGACTCCTGGAGTTCGCCGCCATCCTCGTGATATTCGTAATGGCCCTATTGCTGCGGCAAATTCGGGACCAGCTCAAACAGAAGTAGTTATGCCGTGGTGGACGTCTCCGTCCACCACGCACAGACAGGTTGGGAC
The Candidatus Zixiibacteriota bacterium DNA segment above includes these coding regions:
- a CDS encoding Zn-ribbon domain-containing OB-fold protein; the encoded protein is MSIFPSRVWREYPQRYRLEAVKFKKSGKTYFPPRQVDPTNGDTQSEPVVLPETGKVVTYTVIRVAPSQWGDLSPYALAIVELTDGTRIFGQMTDCDVNQVKIGVEVRIEFRLVQKEGSHGVLSYGYKFVPKWY
- a CDS encoding thiolase domain-containing protein: MRPVCIVGAGMSQWGEVWRKSFRELFVDAARAAIADAGVDHIDSLYVGCMSGGLFVGQEHVGALMADYLGMPGIPAAHVESACASGGLAFRQAYLEVGAGQAEIVMASGVEKMTDCSGDDATQALATAADAEYEVFNGATFPGLYAMMANAHMHKYGTTRAMLTAVSVKNHHNGSRNPFAQYPFKVKPETVETSVMVADPLRILDCSPITDGAAAVIVCSEEVAKMLKKPYIKVIGSAVATDLFQLAQREDITTIKSATLASAKALQMAGKKITDMQFAEVHDCFTIAEIMVAESIGRYKPGQAGPAFLAGESALEGKFPINPSGGLKSKGHPVGATGVAQVVEVYKQLTGKAENGRQIKGSPKLAMTQNMGGTGASSVVHIMEVA
- a CDS encoding hydroxymethylglutaryl-CoA synthase produces the protein MAGIVGYGAHLPRHRIKVEEIAKVWGADAPSYKKGLILREKSVPPPDMDTITLSVEAARNAFKRAGNIDRSKVGAIYIGSESHPYAVKPSGTVVGEAMGIFNDCHCADFEFACKAGSEAMFVALSHVKAGEMKYALAIAADTSQGAPSDALEFSAAAGAAAFIMGTENLVAECLFTHSWMQDMPDFWRREHEFYPQHGGRFTGEEAYFSTTRGASEAILKKSGMKPSDFKYAVFHQPNGKFPQRIAFELGFTQEQIDPGWLAPRLGNTYSGASPIGLTGCLDVAKEGDLIFMCSYGSGSGSDAFIWKVTDRIDKVRDLAVRTHKLLDENLAYVEYGTYAKFRHKIIKNK